A stretch of Aedes aegypti strain LVP_AGWG chromosome 2, AaegL5.0 Primary Assembly, whole genome shotgun sequence DNA encodes these proteins:
- the LOC5578160 gene encoding esterase B1 isoform X3, giving the protein MVIRKLYVPPAVHKHVAQPVEVVKPSVEQETAAAFSVPQSAQDPEPISLSHVNGEADDVIVQIAPGKIRGVKQVLPNGKNYFRFSGIPYAEPPVGDLRFKPPVPVQKFDRDVLDCQKEGSNCYSYMYYPPENEEFASEDCLFLNVYTPKLLKDQDVATLPVMLWIHGGGFNLGSGDAAVYGPEFLLQEEVVVVTCNYRLGTFGFLCLPSVGIYGNMGLKDQRLVLKWVNENISRFGGDPSNVTLFGESAGGASVHLNYLADSSRQYFHKAICMSGVSYNPWVLQSNPEAKARKLAELMGAKSTSDNDVYQTLMEANAKDLLLHSPDVLSENEKRTNKYFAFTPVVESECSEESFLMENCISSMMKPNMTKIPMMTGVTSNEGLLVAAQLSRDIELYGADSKMIVPQELPLDENRLKEAADEVRRFFFGDNGITVDRLSTLVDIMSDNMFVMAAYVASELHARYQNEAPLYFYLDSFEGKLNKYRTLFSVPEHLEGVCHADELLYLFSSTWMGTDVEPGSREDKFRSTMCKLWTNFAKYGNPTPPTNGGIDFVWEPVKPAYDSQFVLNAANLNDELTMIENPFLERVQFWREIFARYYGNYLMNESVGGKTYNGQ; this is encoded by the exons ATGGTGATTAGAAAACTGTACGTTCCGCCTGCAGTGCACAAACATGTTGCTCAACCTGTTGAAGTG GTGAAACCTTCTGTTGAGCAAGAAACGGCTGCGGCTTTTAGTGTACCCCAATCCGCTCAAGATCCAGAACCCATCTCTTTGAGTCATGTGAATGGAGAAGCAGATGATGTAATAGTGCAAATCGCTCCTGGTAAAATTCGTGGTGTAAAACAAGTGCTTCCAAATGGAAAGAACTACTTCCGTTTTAGTGGCATACCTTACGCCGAACCACCAGTCGGTGACTTAAGGTTCAAACCACCAGTGCCGGTGCAAAAATTTGATCGCGATGTGTTGGATTGTCAAAAGGAAGGCAGCAACTGCTACAGTTACATGTATTATCCACCAGAGAACGAAGAGTTTGCATCGGAAGATTGCTTGTTTCTGAATGTATACACACCAAAGCTGCTGAAAGATCAGGATGTTGCGACATTGCCGGTTATGCTATGGATTCATGGTGGAGGGTTTAATCTTGGCAGTGGAGATGCTGCTGTTTATGGTCCTGAATTTTTGCTGCAGGAAGAAGTTGTTGTCGTGACGTGCAACTACAGATTGGGAACATTTGGATTTTTATGCCTGCCGTCTGTTGGAATCTATGGTAATATGGGATTGAAGGATCAACGACTGGTGTTGAAGTGGGTTAACGAGAATATCAGTCGTTTCGGAGGTGACCCAAGCAATGTAACACTGTTTGGAGAAAGTGCCGGAGGAGCCTCGGTGCATTTGAATTATCTAGCGGACAGCTCGAGACAATACTTCCACAAGGCAATCTGTATGTCTGGCGTTTCTTATAATCCTTGGGTTTTGCAAAGCAATCCTGAAGCAAAGGCTCGTAAACTGGCTGAGCTTATGGGTGCCAAGTCTACGAGTGATAATGATGTTTATC AGACACTAATGGAAGCTAACGCTAAGGATCTTCTTCTTCATTCGCCGGATGTTCTCAGCGAGAACGAAAAACGTACAAATAAGTATTTCGCATTCACGCCAGTAGTTGAATCTGAGTGTTCGGAAGAATcatttttgatggaaaattgCATCAGTTCGATGATGAAGCCCAACATGACTAAAATTCCGATGATGACCGGAGTTACTAGCAATGAAGGTCTTCTTGTAGCTGCCCAATTATCGAGAGATATTGAGCTCTACGGAGCAGATTCAAAAATGATAGTGCCACAAGAGTTGCCACTGGATGAAAATCGTCTAAAAGAAGCCGCTGATGAAGTTAGACGATTCTTCTTTGGTGATAATGGCATCACTGTGGATCGTTTGTCAACATTGGTCGATATCATGTCCGATAACATGTTCGTAATGGCAGCCTATGTCGCAAGTGAACTTCACGCACGTTATCAAAATGA GGCACCACTATATTTCTATCTGGACTCATTTGAAGGAAAACTGAACAAGTACCGCACTTTGTTCTCTGTTCCGGAGCATCTTGAAGGAGTATGCCATGCTGATGAATTGCTCTATCTGTTCAGCTCGACGTGGATGGGTACCGACGTCGAGCCAGGCTCCCGTGAGGATAAATTCCGATCGACGATGTGCAAACTGTGGACAAACTTCGCGAAATATGGAAATCCCACTCCGCCGACCAACGGAGGAATAGATTTTGTGTGGGAGCCAGTCAAGCCGGCCTATGATTCGCAGTTTGTGCTGAACGCAGCAAATTTGAATGATGAGTTGACGATGATAGAAAATCCGTTTTTGGAAAGAGTTCAGTTTTGGCGCGAAATATTCGCACGTTATTACGGCAATTATTTGATGAATGAAAGCGTGGGTGGTAAAACATATAATGGTCaataa